A genomic window from Bacteroidota bacterium includes:
- a CDS encoding S8 family serine peptidase, producing MKNIIPTLLLVIICTDVFAYSKYWVKFTDKNGTPYSTSNPSAFLSPQSIQRRTNQGIAVTWYDLPVNPSYINQVLATGAVTFNYSSRWLNAISITTTDAAALTAISGLSFVISTSPVQRFENPVSGREKPNDEEIFSNENLREGAPQQVVLNYNYGISYNQVHQINVDCMHSAGYNGAGVVIAVLDDGFMNVNTIGAFDSLRTDNRILGTYDFVAGVTNVYGVGGHGTMCLSDMAANIPGQMIGTAPKASYYLLRTEEAATEYIIEEDNWVAGAEYADSVGANIISTSLYYTQFDDASQNHTYADMNGRTSACAIAAVFTARVGMLTFACAGNSGTSAWYYVGTPADADSILAVGAVDASGTLANFSSRGPSSDGRIKPDISACGVNAIVVNTSGNVTAASGTSFATPLSAGGAACLWQANPSYTNMQLRHAIQMSSSQWAAPDNNKGYGIPDYCLSNIILNANTNETEENIFSIYPNPNNGEMIFSLANSTEHGVIEIYDATGKLVQTINVNAGEKNIPVNEEGLGEGIYFVRVKNGETILLSQRFAIVK from the coding sequence ATGAAAAATATTATTCCTACACTCCTGCTGGTTATTATTTGCACCGACGTATTCGCCTACAGCAAATACTGGGTGAAATTCACAGACAAAAACGGAACGCCCTACTCTACTTCCAATCCATCGGCGTTTCTTTCTCCGCAAAGTATTCAGCGAAGAACAAACCAAGGCATTGCCGTTACGTGGTATGATCTTCCTGTGAATCCGTCTTACATCAACCAGGTGCTTGCTACCGGCGCGGTCACGTTCAATTATTCTTCCCGCTGGCTGAATGCAATTTCCATTACCACGACCGATGCGGCAGCGCTCACCGCCATAAGCGGACTTTCATTTGTGATCAGCACTTCTCCGGTACAGCGGTTCGAAAATCCTGTTTCAGGAAGAGAAAAACCGAATGACGAGGAAATATTTTCGAATGAAAATTTACGTGAAGGCGCCCCACAGCAGGTTGTGTTAAATTACAACTATGGAATTTCCTACAACCAGGTACACCAGATCAATGTCGACTGCATGCACAGCGCAGGTTACAATGGCGCCGGAGTGGTGATTGCGGTGCTCGATGATGGATTCATGAATGTGAATACCATTGGCGCATTCGACAGTCTCCGCACGGATAACCGCATTCTCGGCACGTATGATTTTGTTGCAGGCGTCACGAACGTTTACGGTGTAGGTGGACATGGAACGATGTGTCTTTCCGATATGGCAGCGAATATTCCGGGCCAGATGATAGGCACTGCACCGAAAGCGTCTTATTATTTATTGCGCACAGAAGAAGCAGCAACCGAATATATCATTGAAGAAGATAATTGGGTAGCGGGCGCTGAATATGCCGATAGTGTTGGCGCAAATATTATTTCCACTTCACTTTATTACACGCAATTCGATGATGCATCACAGAATCACACGTACGCGGATATGAACGGGCGCACTTCTGCATGCGCGATTGCGGCTGTGTTCACGGCGCGCGTGGGCATGCTCACATTTGCGTGCGCAGGAAATTCCGGAACATCGGCGTGGTATTACGTAGGAACTCCTGCTGATGCAGATTCAATTCTTGCTGTTGGCGCAGTAGATGCAAGCGGAACACTCGCAAATTTTTCTTCACGCGGACCTTCATCTGACGGAAGAATAAAACCGGACATCAGCGCATGTGGCGTGAATGCGATCGTGGTGAACACGAGCGGAAATGTAACTGCGGCAAGCGGAACTTCATTTGCAACGCCATTGTCTGCAGGAGGCGCAGCGTGTTTGTGGCAGGCGAATCCTTCGTACACGAATATGCAATTGCGTCACGCGATACAGATGAGTTCGAGCCAATGGGCGGCGCCCGACAACAACAAAGGATATGGCATTCCCGATTATTGTTTGTCGAATATTATTCTGAATGCAAATACAAATGAAACGGAAGAAAATATTTTCAGCATTTATCCAAATCCGAATAACGGGGAAATGATCTTTTCATTGGCGAATTCAACCGAACACGGCGTGATAGAAATTTATGACGCAACGGGAAAATTAGTGCAGACGATAAATGTGAATGCAGGAGAAAAAAATATTCCGGTGAATGAAGAAGGCCTCGGCGAAGGAATTTATTTTGTCCGGGTGAAAAACGGCGAAACAATATTGCTTTCACAAAGGTTCGCGATCGTGAAATAA
- a CDS encoding type II toxin-antitoxin system VapB family antitoxin — protein sequence MRTNIVLNDKLLNEAMRLSHSQTKKEVVERALENFVKYMKRRKMKDLFGKIKWEGNLNDMRRS from the coding sequence ATGAGAACCAATATTGTATTGAACGACAAACTTCTGAACGAAGCCATGCGTCTGAGCCATTCACAAACCAAGAAAGAAGTAGTGGAGCGGGCGCTTGAAAATTTTGTAAAATACATGAAGCGGAGAAAAATGAAAGATCTTTTCGGAAAGATAAAATGGGAAGGAAATCTTAACGATATGCGCAGATCATGA
- a CDS encoding PIN domain nuclease has translation MVDTSVWIDAINGVKNKQSKLLHELIEDDAGVVLCPVIIQEILQGIKSDQEYKLVKENIFGFEIISLDPVEVAVGAAELFREMRKKGITIRKSNDCTIAYYAIKSNSTLLHKDNDFLRIARHTNLKIFG, from the coding sequence ATGGTCGACACTTCTGTTTGGATTGATGCGATCAACGGAGTAAAAAACAAGCAATCAAAATTGCTGCATGAACTGATCGAAGACGACGCCGGGGTTGTGTTGTGTCCCGTTATTATTCAGGAAATTCTCCAGGGAATAAAAAGTGACCAGGAATATAAGTTGGTGAAAGAAAATATTTTTGGATTTGAAATTATTTCACTCGATCCTGTTGAGGTTGCAGTTGGTGCGGCAGAACTATTCCGTGAAATGAGAAAAAAAGGAATTACAATCAGGAAGAGTAATGATTGCACCATTGCTTATTACGCCATAAAAAGCAATTCAACGCTTCTGCATAAAGACAATGATTTCCTTCGCATTGCCCGCCACACTAATTTAAAAATCTTCGGATGA
- a CDS encoding T9SS type A sorting domain-containing protein yields the protein MKNIYTFFLAALFSFALNAQQYLNQNGLNNRNAQKPANFYDVQRAFNSYWENKTPSDTESENAEDDGYQQFKRWESFAEQRTFPSGNFPSPEILFQQYQAYKNQYPHSNMNVASANWSFFGPNVIPGNGGGAGRINCIAFDPANSNIIWIGAACGGLWKSTDGGVTWFSNTDLLPALSISDIVIDPSNPQTMYIATGDKYGIYYQYEVWGHYSAGVLKSTDGGLSWNTTGLNYALMNLTLIQRLIIDPSNASILYAATNQGIFKTTDAAVTWSSIRSGKFYDMEMKPGTSGTLYAGDSTGVIVSTNSGGTWNYVPTVTSTGRTSIAVTPANVNVVYVWSEGGGFYYSNNSATSFIVRTDPSSSCTPYGYYDMVLEVSPTNENILATGGLSVAKTTNGGVAWTTTSDYNWPNTNYVHADNHALKFLPGSATNFFSCNDGGIFKTTDQGNTWSDLSGGIAIKQYYRIGGSALTPSLIYGGAQDNGTDQVTGVSTANHVYGADGEECLVDYSDDNIVFVSYQNGAFQRSTDGGASFSPTSAFGCDWTSPLIMDPSNHDIMYMGSTDVLQSTDNGVTWNNISNGAFDGGCLYSLEICQNNPQCIYAATFGHIYRTTNGGVTWTNITGTLPVGSAAISGITIKDSDPNSAWVTFSGFSAPDKVYYTNDGGASWSNVSGTLPNIPANCIEYQNGSNDLLYLGTDLGVFYMDATMNDWLPYNNGMPNVIIDELEINYGVSKLRAATYGRGIWESDLQVSSLVNLDASAFGMSYPPTTTCDTAIAPVIRIRNAGVDTIFNAELHYKMDAQSWQVYNWSGTLASLAIANITLPVFNLTAGAHTLVAYTANPNLLADMNNNNDTITRSFTILSNAVGATPPPVVEGFVNNIFPPANWQLENSSALWSRSVACGGYTANGQSAMADFYNISSGTDVLATPFIDLTNSVAPITLYFDVAYAPYDPTYLDSMFIDLYSDCGGTETVLYKKGYLSLATAPAQATPFVPAPAQWRTDTLHLDSLAGHSPMRIRFIAKSGYGNQLYIDNINISGNAVGISPQNSTSEFSVYPNPADNAVNIEWSSGRGGEILFVMYDVTGKEILRKQENASPGINRFTINTSDLPSGIYLLRANENGILHTQRISVAK from the coding sequence TTGAAAAATATTTACACCTTCTTTCTTGCCGCCCTGTTCTCTTTCGCGCTGAACGCACAGCAATACCTCAATCAAAACGGGCTCAACAACCGCAACGCGCAGAAACCGGCGAACTTTTATGATGTGCAGCGCGCATTCAATTCCTATTGGGAAAATAAAACACCGTCGGATACGGAATCGGAAAATGCCGAGGACGACGGCTACCAGCAATTTAAACGCTGGGAATCTTTTGCAGAACAGCGCACTTTTCCGAGCGGGAATTTTCCTTCCCCCGAAATTCTTTTCCAGCAATACCAGGCGTATAAAAATCAATACCCGCATTCGAATATGAATGTGGCCTCTGCCAACTGGTCGTTCTTCGGGCCCAATGTAATTCCCGGAAACGGCGGCGGCGCAGGAAGAATAAATTGCATTGCATTCGATCCTGCAAATTCAAATATCATCTGGATCGGCGCCGCTTGCGGAGGATTATGGAAATCTACCGACGGAGGAGTAACGTGGTTTTCAAATACAGATCTTCTTCCTGCGCTGAGCATTTCTGATATTGTCATTGATCCTTCCAATCCGCAAACGATGTACATCGCAACCGGCGACAAATACGGAATTTATTACCAGTACGAAGTGTGGGGACATTATTCCGCAGGAGTTTTGAAATCAACAGATGGCGGGTTGTCCTGGAACACAACCGGGCTGAATTATGCGCTCATGAATCTTACGCTCATCCAGCGCCTGATCATCGATCCTTCCAATGCCAGCATTCTTTATGCAGCCACCAACCAGGGAATTTTCAAAACCACCGATGCGGCAGTAACGTGGAGCAGCATCCGTTCGGGAAAATTTTATGATATGGAAATGAAACCTGGAACATCAGGTACGCTTTACGCAGGCGACAGCACGGGCGTGATCGTTTCCACCAACAGCGGGGGAACATGGAATTATGTGCCGACTGTTACATCAACCGGAAGAACTTCCATTGCTGTAACTCCGGCAAATGTGAATGTAGTTTATGTTTGGAGCGAAGGCGGTGGATTTTATTATTCCAATAATTCAGCAACATCATTTATCGTGCGAACAGATCCTTCTTCCAGTTGCACGCCTTATGGATATTACGACATGGTGCTTGAAGTTTCTCCCACGAATGAAAATATTCTTGCCACCGGCGGACTCAGTGTTGCCAAAACTACCAATGGAGGAGTGGCATGGACAACCACTTCCGACTATAACTGGCCGAATACAAATTATGTTCACGCCGATAATCACGCTTTGAAATTTCTTCCGGGAAGCGCTACTAATTTTTTTTCCTGTAACGATGGAGGAATTTTTAAAACCACCGATCAGGGAAATACGTGGAGTGATCTCAGCGGAGGAATTGCCATCAAACAATATTATCGCATCGGCGGTTCTGCGCTCACGCCTTCGCTCATATACGGGGGCGCGCAGGACAACGGAACAGACCAGGTGACAGGAGTGAGTACGGCGAATCATGTTTACGGCGCAGATGGTGAAGAATGTCTCGTGGATTATTCCGATGACAATATTGTTTTTGTTTCTTATCAGAACGGAGCATTCCAGCGATCAACCGACGGAGGCGCATCTTTTTCTCCTACGAGTGCATTTGGCTGCGACTGGACTTCGCCGCTCATTATGGATCCTTCGAATCACGACATTATGTACATGGGATCGACTGATGTATTGCAATCGACGGATAACGGAGTAACGTGGAATAATATTTCCAATGGTGCATTTGATGGCGGCTGTTTGTATTCGCTGGAGATCTGTCAGAATAATCCGCAGTGTATTTATGCTGCAACGTTCGGGCACATTTACAGAACAACTAATGGCGGAGTAACGTGGACGAATATTACCGGAACACTTCCTGTTGGAAGCGCTGCGATTTCAGGAATTACAATAAAAGATTCTGATCCGAATTCGGCGTGGGTAACGTTCTCCGGATTTTCTGCGCCCGATAAAGTTTATTATACCAATGACGGAGGAGCATCATGGTCGAATGTTTCGGGAACACTTCCGAATATTCCTGCGAACTGCATCGAATACCAGAACGGAAGTAACGATCTTCTTTATCTCGGAACGGATCTCGGTGTTTTTTATATGGACGCTACCATGAACGACTGGCTGCCGTACAATAATGGAATGCCCAATGTGATCATTGATGAACTGGAAATAAATTACGGAGTGAGCAAACTCCGCGCGGCAACTTACGGAAGAGGAATATGGGAAAGTGATCTGCAGGTTTCTTCATTGGTAAATCTTGATGCAAGTGCGTTCGGTATGTCCTATCCTCCGACTACAACATGCGACACCGCGATCGCGCCCGTCATACGCATACGCAACGCGGGCGTGGACACGATCTTCAATGCAGAACTTCATTACAAAATGGATGCGCAATCGTGGCAGGTTTACAACTGGAGCGGAACACTTGCTTCTTTAGCAATAGCGAATATAACTTTGCCTGTTTTCAATCTCACTGCGGGCGCACACACGCTCGTGGCGTACACAGCAAATCCGAATTTACTTGCAGACATGAACAACAACAACGACACGATCACGCGATCGTTCACAATTTTATCGAATGCCGTTGGCGCAACTCCGCCTCCGGTCGTTGAAGGATTTGTGAATAATATTTTTCCGCCGGCAAACTGGCAATTAGAAAACTCATCCGCGCTCTGGTCGAGATCGGTTGCGTGCGGAGGATATACCGCGAACGGGCAAAGTGCGATGGCAGATTTTTATAATATTTCATCGGGCACAGATGTGCTTGCAACTCCTTTCATCGATCTTACAAATTCTGTAGCGCCGATCACCCTGTATTTTGACGTGGCCTATGCGCCCTACGATCCGACTTATCTCGACAGCATGTTCATCGATCTTTATTCTGATTGTGGCGGAACGGAAACGGTGCTGTACAAAAAAGGATATCTCTCGCTTGCCACTGCGCCTGCGCAAGCCACACCGTTTGTTCCCGCGCCCGCGCAATGGAGAACAGACACGCTTCATCTTGATTCACTTGCCGGCCATTCTCCAATGAGAATTCGTTTTATTGCCAAGAGTGGATACGGAAACCAATTGTATATCGACAACATCAACATCAGCGGAAATGCAGTGGGAATTTCACCGCAGAATTCCACTTCAGAATTTTCTGTTTATCCGAACCCGGCAGATAATGCGGTGAACATCGAATGGTCGTCCGGCCGCGGCGGAGAAATTCTTTTCGTGATGTATGATGTGACCGGGAAAGAAATTCTGCGCAAGCAGGAGAACGCATCACCGGGAATAAACCGGTTCACGATCAATACTTCCGATCTTCCTTCAGGAATTTATTTGTTGAGGGCAAATGAGAACGGGATCCTACACACGCAAAGAATTTCTGTTGCGAAATAA